The genomic DNA AACTGAACTTACACGCCAACCCGTACCCTATGCATTACACCATCTCCGATGGACGTGATTGGGATTACTTAGCTGAACAAACGTATACCATCTTAGGTTTAAGTGTGGTGACAGTAGGACTGATGACGCTACTGCCAGAAAGCATTACTAAGTGGGAAGATGACGATAGAGATCTCAGTAAGCTAGGGGATAAATGGGTAGAGAACGTCAAAGCAGGCCCAGTATGGGATCGCGATGAACATGTACTTAACTATATCATGCACCCCTACTTTGGTGGGGTGTATTATACTGCGGCCCGTCATGCGGGATTTAACGAATTTGAATCATTTGCTTACTCCTTTACTATGTCCACTTTCTTTTGGGAGTACGGTGTAGAAGCCTTTGCGGAAGTGCCATCATGGCAAGATCTGTTTGTTACCCCCATGTTCGGTGCTGTGGTAGGCGAATTAATGCTACAAGGGGAACAAAATATCTTAGCCAGTGGCGGTAAGGTGTTAGGCTCCTCCACTATGGGGGATGTCTCTTTGTTCTTCTTAAATCCAGTAGGTCAAATTCACTATTGGATCACCGATGCTTGGGGCGGAGAAGCTCAAGCGCAATTTGTCTCTAATCCGTGGTTTGGCTACCAAGATGCGGCTGTATTTGCACTGAATGCGGGGGCACCGTATGACAGGCAGTTCATCGGTATGCAGCTCAATTTAAAGTTTTAATCCCTGTTAAAAATACAAAAAATCGCACCAAGGTGCGATTTTTTATTGCTGTCTAACTCAGCTAATTAAGCCGCATCATTATCCACTGAGCGTATCGGTTGTGGTGTATTGGTACGTACTTCAGCAAAATCATGACTAAAATGATCCACTTGAATCGCACGATAACGCAATTTATCCGCTTCAATCACCTCATTAACCTCTTGCTGAGAAATAATACCTAACTGTTTCGCTAAATTGAGTTTATTGTGCAGCGGTAACTTTTTATCAATGCGACCGTCTTTAACCCCTTTCGTTATTTTTTTCTCAATTGGCGCAACCGAGTGCATGGCTGCAAAGGCGCGTTCCATAATACCTACCGCATCATCATCTCGATCACTCACATAACACAACTGAGTTAACCGTTCACGTTGCTCCCCTTGCTCCATCAATAAGTTAGCCACCTTGAGCGTCAATGCATCACTCGGTGGTTTAAAATGATTACCTAATGGGAACACAAGTGCCTTCATCGCATATTTTGCCCAGCTAACAGGGAAATTAGCATAAGCTTGTTGTAACGCTTTAGCTCCGTTATATAAACAATGATCTAGGGCATATTGTACAAATGGCAGATCTTGCTTTTGTTCTCCTTCATCTTGATATTTTTTCAACGCAGCTGACGCCAAATACAAATAGCTCAGTAAATCCCCTAAGCGTGCAGAGATCAGCTCCTTACGTTTTAAATCGCCACCTAAGGTCAACATGGCAAAGTCGGAGCTCACTGCTAATGCGCGGCTTAATCGCGTTAATTGCTTATAATAAGATTTGGTTGCTCCCGTTACAGGAGCCGAAATAAACAATGAGCCTGTAAGGGCTGCGCTCAATGCCCCCACACTGTTTTTCGTTGCATGTGCTATATGTTTAAATAGGAGTCCATCAAACTTACTGGCCGCCAGTTCAGTATCTTGTTCAGAAGCCAATTCCATTTCACTCAATACATATGGGTGACATCGTGTTGCCCCTTGACCAAATA from Vibrio rarus includes the following:
- a CDS encoding DUF3943 domain-containing protein gives rise to the protein MVKLKKFTTSLLGLFTSAAVAEYDTNRHIELSYETSCSNTYQYCVTQSPHNSLLSLDDSSSELNLHANPYPMHYTISDGRDWDYLAEQTYTILGLSVVTVGLMTLLPESITKWEDDDRDLSKLGDKWVENVKAGPVWDRDEHVLNYIMHPYFGGVYYTAARHAGFNEFESFAYSFTMSTFFWEYGVEAFAEVPSWQDLFVTPMFGAVVGELMLQGEQNILASGGKVLGSSTMGDVSLFFLNPVGQIHYWITDAWGGEAQAQFVSNPWFGYQDAAVFALNAGAPYDRQFIGMQLNLKF